The sequence below is a genomic window from Streptosporangium lutulentum.
GCCGGCATATGACATCAGACAGTCGCCGATGTGCTCGGCGGTGTGCCGGCAGCTCCACTCCAGGGTGCCCGCCGGCGCGGACCGGTCGGCGTCGACGGCCGGGCTCAGGACGGCGACCACGTGGGAGATCGTCGCATCCACATCATCGGCGGTGACCGTCACGCTGACCTCCACAGACCTTCCAGGGTCAGTCAATCTAGCCTGCCGGAGGCGGGGACGAGGTGCGCGACCGCACCACCCGGCGGTTCGGGGGTCAGGTCTTCCGAAGGATCACGCGGTGGGCGCGCGGGGTCTCGACGTATCGGCCCTCGCCGGCGAACGCCCTGCGGAAGTCCTCCCTGGACTCGGTGAGGTGTGCCCAGTCCTCCGTGTGCAGCCCCACGACCGTGTCGCTCGCCAGGATGCCCGCGGCGAGCACCGCGTCCGCCGAGGACAGGGTGAGCTCGCCCTCGGCGACGGGGATGCGGGCGGCGCCGGCGAAGAGGAGCGAGATGTCGATCTTCCCGAAGCGCTCGGCGATGGATTTGACGTACGGGAGCGAGGCGTTGTCCCCGCTGACGTAGACGCTGGGCGCTTCCGCCGTCCGCAGGACGAATCCGATGACGGGGCCGCGGCCTTCCGACCCCGGGGGGCCGTGCAGCGCGGGAACGGCCGTGATCGTGACCTTGCCGACCTGTACGGAGGCCCACGGTTCGAGCCCCACGACCGTGCCGCCGAGGTCTTCGGCCGCCTTGGTGGTGCTGATCGTGAGGGGCAGGTCGCGCAGGAGGGCGGCACCGAGGATGTCGAGGTTGTCGCCGTGATGGTGGTGTGAGACCAGGGCCAGGTCGACCGCGCCGAGTTCGCTCGGAGCCAGGGCGGGGCCGTGGGTCTTCGTGTGGGCGAAACCGTTGCGGGGTTCGTAGGTCTGCGGCGCGTCGAAGGTGGGATCCGTGAGGAAGCGGACTCCGCCGTACTCGAGGAGGGCAGTGGGGCCGCCGATGTAGGTGAGGGCGATATCCGGCATGATGTCAGGTCCTTCTTCTCGTTCGGTTCGCCGCCGGTCGGACGGGTGGTGGCGAGGGTCGCGCGCCCGCTCGGGGCGGGTCACAGGACACGGCCGAGGAAGTCGCGCATCAGGGCCGCGATCTCGTCGCCGTGGGTCTCGAGCGCGAAGTGGCCTCCGTCGAGGAGGTGCAGCTCGGCGTCCGGCAGGTCGCGCAGGTAGGCGCGGGCGCCGTCGGCGCCGAAGATCTCGTCGTGCTCGCCCCAGGTGATCAGGGTCGGCGGCCGGTGGGTGCGGAAGTACTCCTGGAACCCGGGGTAGAGGTCGAGGTTGAACTGGTAGTCCCAGAACAGCTGTAGTTGGATCTCCGCGTTGCCGGGGCGCTCCATGAGGCTCTGGTCCAGGGTCCATGTCTCCGGGCTCAGCCGGTCGAGCCGGTCCTCGGGCACGCCGTGGATGTACTGCCGGCGGGTGGCCTCGGCCTCGAACAGCTTCCGGACCTCCGCCTCGTTGCCCGGGCGGTCCTTGACGTACGCGAAGAGGCCGTCCCAGAAGGGTGTGAACCCTTCGACGTACGCGTTTCCCGACTGCACGACGAGTGCGGTCACGCGCTCCGGCGCGCGGCTCGCGATGCGCAGGCCGATCGGAGCGCCGTAATCCATGATGTACAGCGCGAACCGGTCTATCCCCAGCTGGTCGAGCAGCCCCTGGGTGATCTCCGTCAGGCGGTCGAACGAATAGGTGAAGTCCTCGACGGGCGGTGCGTCGGAGAAGCCGAACCCGATGTGGTCGGGGGCGATCAGGTGGTACGCGTCCTTCAGGTCCTCGATGAGGCGCCGGAACATGTGCGACGACGTCGGGAAGCCGTGCAGCAGTACCAGCGTCGGGAGCGACGGGTCGCCGGCCTCCCGGTAGAAGACGGTGTGGCCGTCGACCACCGCGGTGCGGTTGAGGGTGGGCACCGCGGCGGTGCCGCCGGTCGGTCCGGAGGTGTGGACGGGCATGGCTCGGCCTCTTTCTAACTGTTGAAATTCGGTTTGATGGTAAGAATCTATTCCGCCCTTCTCTAACCTGTCAAACGAGCTACGGTGGTAAGATCGGTCACATGCTGGAGAGACCGCACCGAGGAGAGCCCCTGCCGCTGGAACTGGTGAACACCCGGTGGGTGAGCGGCGGGAAGCTCGTCGACTTCTTCGAGGACGACCTTCACGTCGGGCGATGGCTGGCGGAGCACGGCTTCGCCGACCGGGTGCCGGACGCCAGGGTGCCGCTGCTGGAGGCCCGGGACGCCCTGAGGGACGCCCTCGATCGGCCGGGCGACGCCACGGAGGCGCGGCTGAACGCCGTACTCGCGCACGGCTCGGTGCGGACGGAGATCCACGGCGGCAGGCCGGAGCGTACGGTCGACGCCGACGCGGGCTGGTTGCCCGCGTGGACGGCCGTGAGCCGGTACGCGGAACTCATCGAGACGCAGCCGGATCGGGTGCGGCAGTGCGCCCATCCCGAGTGCGTCCTCTACTTTCACGATACGTCCCGCAACGGGACACGCCGTTGGCACTCCATGGAGACCTGTGGCGCGCGCTCCAAGTCGCAGCGTCACTACCGCCGCGCCCAGTCCGGCCAGAGCGCCTCCTGAGGCCGGCGGAGGGGGCGCCGCGGGCACCCCCTCCGCCGGCCCGGCCGTCGGCGAAGACGCGCCCGAGTCCCGTCATCCGCGGGCCGCGGACGTCGGCTGCCACCGTTCCCTTCCGCGAGACAATCTGTGAAAGGAGGAAAACGAAAGCCGCCCGGAAAGGGACCGTCGCCTTCGGCGACATCGATATCCCCGTAGCCCTCTACAGGGCCGCCGAAGAGCACGCCGGGTTCATATGCCCGTATATGCCAGTCGCGTCCCTCTGGGGGTGATTTACCCAAGGTGTGCATTATCGAGAAGAAGTGCTTCAGGGTAGGCCGTGGAATGAACCTCTATGACGTGGAGGAGAGATCCGCCGGTCCGTCGGGGGTGAAACTCAGTACCTCGTCCAGGGGCCAGGTCAGCACTCGGGCGCGGAGTCCCAGGCGCGAGGCCGCCATGCGCAGATTCTCGGTGAGAGCGCCGAAGGCGGCCCAGGTGGCACCGCGTTCGAAGCCGAGGGTCTTCTGATCGCGCTCCGTCATGCCGGCATTCCAGCAGGTTGTCTTCGCGATGCCAGAGAAGTCGCCACGGTTGCGTGTTGTGTGGTGAGGGCGCGAGGCTCCCAGGGCCGCGATCCAGCGCACCACGTCAGGGGTGATGAATTCCTGTTGCCGACGGTTCGTCGGGCAGGGACGGCCCTGTTCCGGCCTCCGGCGCGACATCGAACGGCTGGGGCGCGGGCGCGGGCTCACCGTACAGGAACCGGTCCCGCGACTCGTTCAACGGGTCGACGTAGAGACGTCCGGAGGCGACCTCCTCGCCGAGGAGGATCCTGCGGGAGGCATCCGTGACCACCGCGCCGCCGAGGGCGGCGCCCGAGGCGAGCTGTGGCCAAGAGGAGATGGTCTGCTCTATCTCCGGCAGGGAGGCCGCCATGCGTGTGCTGAGCTGTCGCTCGTCGAGCAGGGCCAGGACGAAGGGCACCTTGTCTTTGGGCGGCAGGCCCCGCAAATCCTCCGCGCGGACGTTTCCCAGCAGCCCGTGAAAGATCGGCCGATCGGGGTCGAGGTCGAAACGCTCGATGTCGAGCATCCCTCGGTCGTTGGTCTCCATCACGACGGGAATTCCGCAGGAACGAGCTCGTTCGCGGACGGCCACCTTCACGTAGAGGTCGTCGCACTCCTCGACAAGAAGATCCAGCGGTCCGCCGTGAAGGAGGAACTCATCGAGATTGTCGGGACCGATGCCATGAGGATGGACGGTGATGTCGAGATAGGGATCGATCTCGGCCATCTGCCGCGCGGTGAGCACCGTCTTGTCGAGGCCGAGCTGGTGGACGCCCGCGCGTAGGCGATTCAGATTCGACAACTCGATACGGTCGAAGTCCGCGATCCTGAACGAGCCTCCGACGCCTTCCTGGGCCAGTGTGACGGCGGCGGCATTGCCCACCGACAAGCCGATCACTCCGATTCGCCGGCCGCTCAGGGCCAGTTGCTCGTCAAAAGTGATCTTGTAGCGATTGCGATCGGTCCTGAGCTCGCGAAACTCCTCACGAGGGAGGATGCGGGTCAGCTCGGCCAGCCAGGGAAACCACACCCATCTCCCGTAGTCGGCCATGTTCCGGCCGTCGAGGATCTCCTCGATGTACCGGGTGAGGCGCGGGTCTTCGGCGCCGACCTGCGGATGACGGGTTCGGGCGAGTTGGCGCACCTGATCCTCGAGGCGGTCGTGGACCCGTCGAGCGAGTCCGGTGTCCCGTATCGCTCGCAGCAGCCCGGCGTCCTCCTCGTCGGTGGCGTCGAACAGGCGTGGCCGCCATGCGCGGTCGTTCAGTGCTTCTTCGCCGAGTTCTTCGATCGGTGAACGTGGCAGGTCCAATGGTGCCATCCGTTTCGTCAGGCTACGGTGGGAGCTTTTGTGAGTGATTCAATGCATTTGGGCAAGATTTCCAGAATATGGTGAGGGCGGCTGTAGTTAAGATAGATGCGCTCGTTACGACCGGTCGGTGGAAAGTAGTCATCGAAACAGGGCACCACGAATTCGAACCCGTAAGAAGTCCGGATACGTGGCTGGAAGGCGAGCTTCTCGAAGGTGACGCCGGTCTCCCAGCCGCTGCGGAACTGGTCCACGGCCATGAGACGG
It includes:
- a CDS encoding MBL fold metallo-hydrolase; translated protein: MPDIALTYIGGPTALLEYGGVRFLTDPTFDAPQTYEPRNGFAHTKTHGPALAPSELGAVDLALVSHHHHGDNLDILGAALLRDLPLTISTTKAAEDLGGTVVGLEPWASVQVGKVTITAVPALHGPPGSEGRGPVIGFVLRTAEAPSVYVSGDNASLPYVKSIAERFGKIDISLLFAGAARIPVAEGELTLSSADAVLAAGILASDTVVGLHTEDWAHLTESREDFRRAFAGEGRYVETPRAHRVILRKT
- a CDS encoding alpha/beta fold hydrolase; this encodes MPVHTSGPTGGTAAVPTLNRTAVVDGHTVFYREAGDPSLPTLVLLHGFPTSSHMFRRLIEDLKDAYHLIAPDHIGFGFSDAPPVEDFTYSFDRLTEITQGLLDQLGIDRFALYIMDYGAPIGLRIASRAPERVTALVVQSGNAYVEGFTPFWDGLFAYVKDRPGNEAEVRKLFEAEATRRQYIHGVPEDRLDRLSPETWTLDQSLMERPGNAEIQLQLFWDYQFNLDLYPGFQEYFRTHRPPTLITWGEHDEIFGADGARAYLRDLPDAELHLLDGGHFALETHGDEIAALMRDFLGRVL
- a CDS encoding CGNR zinc finger domain-containing protein, whose protein sequence is MLERPHRGEPLPLELVNTRWVSGGKLVDFFEDDLHVGRWLAEHGFADRVPDARVPLLEARDALRDALDRPGDATEARLNAVLAHGSVRTEIHGGRPERTVDADAGWLPAWTAVSRYAELIETQPDRVRQCAHPECVLYFHDTSRNGTRRWHSMETCGARSKSQRHYRRAQSGQSAS
- a CDS encoding ThiF family adenylyltransferase, giving the protein MAPLDLPRSPIEELGEEALNDRAWRPRLFDATDEEDAGLLRAIRDTGLARRVHDRLEDQVRQLARTRHPQVGAEDPRLTRYIEEILDGRNMADYGRWVWFPWLAELTRILPREEFRELRTDRNRYKITFDEQLALSGRRIGVIGLSVGNAAAVTLAQEGVGGSFRIADFDRIELSNLNRLRAGVHQLGLDKTVLTARQMAEIDPYLDITVHPHGIGPDNLDEFLLHGGPLDLLVEECDDLYVKVAVRERARSCGIPVVMETNDRGMLDIERFDLDPDRPIFHGLLGNVRAEDLRGLPPKDKVPFVLALLDERQLSTRMAASLPEIEQTISSWPQLASGAALGGAVVTDASRRILLGEEVASGRLYVDPLNESRDRFLYGEPAPAPQPFDVAPEAGTGPSLPDEPSATGIHHP